The Cheilinus undulatus linkage group 17, ASM1832078v1, whole genome shotgun sequence genomic sequence ACCGTTAAGCATGGTGGCGGCTCGGTGATGCTCTGGGGCTTTGCTCTGGCACTGGAAACCTGCAGTGTGTGGAAGGCCAGATGGATTCATTGAAGTATCAGGAAATAATAGGAGGAAATGTCATGCCGTCTGTAAGGAAACTGAAGCTTGGGCGTAATTGGACCCTCCAACAGGACAAGGCATACCTCAAATTCCACCAAGGCTTGGGTTGCAGAAGAAGACCTGGAAGATTCTACAATGGCCACCACAGTCGCCTGACTTAGACCCCATAGAAAATCTCTTGTGTGATTTGAAGAAGGCACTTGCACCATGCAGTCCAGAAAATATTACTGAAATAGAGGCCCTTGCACATGAGGAATGGGCTAAGATTCCTCAGGAATGCTGCCAGAAGCTGGTATCTAGCTATGCATCTCttttgcagcaggtcatagaagcaAAAGGGTGCTCTACTAAGTACTGAAGATGTTTACCATTaaggggttgaataattttgagactggagaagttgcattttcagttgaataTGGGGAAACCAATTGAAGCATTAGTTGTGTTGAGCTATTTCAGTTTCTGATGTTTGACTTGTTCATTGCAAAAGCAGAAAGTTTGTACATTTTCTaaataaacctgatttgcaaTGGGGTTGAATCATTTTGATTGCGACTGTACATATGAAGTGTCCACAGTGTTTATGATTGTCTCTTCTGCATGGGAAGACTTACTTCGGCTCTCCTGCCTTCATCCCCGGATGTTGTGTGAATGCATGAGAGTGCGTCCCAGGTGCAGTCTTGAATGCCATGGGGCAGAGCGAGCATTTATAGAAGATCTCACAGTGACTACTCTGAATGtgggatttaacagctgcaacATCAGCGAAGATCACACTACAGTGGACGCAGCTGtagagaagaggaaaaacaattAGAAAGCTGATCTAAGAtttaatatcatttaaaaatatatatatatatatccaccTGATTGGTGCGACTACCTTGCTGCTGCACCAGACTGTTGAGGCGCATTTTAATACATGTCTTGTTTAATACCATGATGAAAATAAGCATTCACTTCATGTTGAAGATttataatcaaaataaaaattaaattatgatGTCTCTCCCTTTTATGTTAAAGCCTTGGATTATCTTAGCACAAAGACTTAAAATGTCTAGCCTGGTCTCTGTTCAGAGATTtaagaaaatgatgataataaatgGACCTcacaacacattaaaaactcaGAAATGACCATGTCACATGTTAGGATAATATGATGAAGCTCTACCCAAATAAAGGTCACTACTCGCTACAAGAAGTGCCAGTTTTTCTCATTTAACTCTTCAAACAACCTGTACCTGTATTTCAAGAAACCTGTATTTGAATACCAGTCTTAAATTcccaaaattttgaattttgtaaGCTTAAATAACTGGTTATGTGTGTATTTTCCTTTTAACCTGACTAATGATGAAACCACAATTGGTCGGACAGTCTGTTTCATTGGCTTTTATCTTGCGTGATCCTTGGGTTATTTGCATAGATTTGGTTGTGAGTAATATCATATGATAATTATAGTAATTTGAAGTAAAATGTatcaatttaaaagaaaagcaatAGCTATAGAAGTTTAAGCAGCAGGAAAGCCACTGACAGAGTCCGAATTTCTCTAAAGAGTTTGGAAATCAAAGTTCCCCTTAACTTTCTCTAATCtaatatcaacaaaaataaatgcacattaaaatgaaatggtTTTATTCTGGGTACACTTACCGGTATCCGACTCTACGAGTGTAATGGAGGCAGTTCTTGGTGACGTGTGACTGGAAATGGACAGAACGGCAGCTGGTGCCACACTCAGGGCAGATGTAGGGAGACTTGTGCTGGTGGATTCTCTGGTGTGACAAAAAGCTGCACTGATTTGGGAGAAGCATTTGGCAGATGGTGCAAGTTTTCTATggcacagagaaagaaagacaagatTAACACATGCATTGTCATTGTGTCAGCATCATTAAGAAGGGTCAACTTTGCATAAGTGTTTAActaaaaatgtagtaaaatgaCGAACGGTTTCAAACATACAAGTTCAAGTTCAAACATACACATACCTGACTGTTGGACTCTGGTGCCTTCTGGTAGTGCATGGCCAGTGAGCTATCATCCTGGAACGTTTCGTTACACTCCAAGCACTTGAGATTGTGCCTGCAGAGCTTTGATGCATCATCTAAGGGCATGGCTGCCACTTGAGGAGCATTGCTTGGAGCTGATATCACTGTACTATGGGACCCACCACCTGCAACTTTCCCAAGGACTTGATTTGTAGATGCTTGAGCTTGGGAGATGGAGACAGTGCTTGTGATATTTGGGGGCTCTGACAGGGTGGATGTTGTTATCATCTGATCTGCAGGGATAGGTTTTAGGATCAGATGTGAGCACTGCATGACTACCCCTTTGTCCTTGTGGCCTCTGGCATGAGACAGTAGGCTGCACTTGTTGTAGAACACAAGACTTTTGGCACAGTGGTTGCAGGTGACCTCTATTCTTACACTGCGACGTTCATAGTGCTGTGTCAGGCTCTTCTCAAGGGCAAATGAGTCACCACACTCCAGGCACTTGTAGCCACGCGAGGGTAGGGAGATACAAGCTGAGGTTGGTGGAGAGAGGTTTGGAACGTACACAGGCACAGGGTTTATGCTACTCAGGACTTTGTTGAAGGCATCCACTACAGAGCTCTGAGAGCTAGCAAACACTTGAACCTTGGAAACTCTTTTGGAGGTGCGGCCAGCAAGAATTGTCTGCTGTTTGACTTGTTGATTCTGTGGGTGTTTGGAGGAGGACAGGACTTGTTGGAGATCACAGACAGCAGTAGATACAGTCTGAGGGAGAAGATTGAGATGACTAAGATGAACCGTCTTTGGCACAAGTTTGGCATTAGCCAGACTGGAGGCAGGTACCATGACGGTCTGTTGCTGAATGGCATTAGCAGCTTTCAAGATGGCACTGCTGGCACTTTGCACTGATGCAGCAGGTATGACTGTCGCTTTTACTGTGGTGTTGTTGGCTAGCTTCAAGTTGATGACTTGGGACCCAGCTGTTTTTACTGCTGAGACAGGCAGGAAAGCTGTCGCCACAGGTTTAATAGTCATTTGCTTGGTTATTTCCATTGCAGGTCCTCCAGTTGTGGCAACTACTGTAGTTGGAAGAGTGGGTCTCGTGGAAGATGAAAAAATTGCACTGGTCGTTGCTATGATAGATGGGCTATTCTCCCCTTTTTTGAAACCCTCTATATCAAACTCTGGTAGAACTCTAGTAACAGTACGCTTGATCTGGCCAGATGAGGTCTTGATTGTTTTTATCCTGACTTTTGGGATTACTGGAGTGGTGTCTGTGCTGGAGTCTAGTGATCCTTTGCTGCTTCCCTCACTGGTGACACTGGAGGGGCTTTCTGGTTGTCTTGTTAACAGCCTCTTTGCGAACTCTAGTGCTGACTCTGGCTCTTGTGTCTTTTCCAGAGTTGGGGGATTATCGTGGGCTTCTGTAGATTCTTTCTTTGCTGTGGGAGTATTCAATAAACCTTGATCTGCAGTGCTAGCCTTTTTGGCACTTAAGGCTGCAATGGCTGCTATACAAGAGGAAAGTTTTGTAGAGGACTTGGCCTTGACTTGAGGCATAGAGGATACATTGATTTGTTCCGATTGTTCTCCAACCTCCTGATCTTTTGATTTACGGGTAGTGTCTTTAAGACCTTCCTTAGGTAAACTGGATGTAATGAGTTCACTAGACCTTGTACCGCCAAGTTTTCCGCTTTTATTCTTGTTGTTTTCACGTATTAAGTCTCTGTTTACGCTTTGTTTAACATTATCCACGTATACAGGAGAACCTGAATTCTGCTCCTCTATCGCAGTATTGGACCTAGCATACTGCTGACCTCCCTGCTTGTCCACGGGGTCATCTACTTCTATTTTATCATCATCCTCAAACTCCTCAGCACTGGAGATTGGGCTAAACTGGTTGTAAGCAGGTAATTGTTGGTTAACAGGCTGTCCTTCCTCTTTGGAAGCCTTCCATCCATTCTTATTTTGATGGTTACCAGGTGGGATTGTAGACAGGAGGCCATTTTGAAGTCCATTACCAACACCAGCAGGATGGGATTGGGATTGACTGTGCAAATGTTCTTCTTTTTTAGATATGGTTCCATCGTGATCACCGGTGTCTGTGTTGCGGGTGTTCTTGACAATGACACTAACGCCTATGTCGTGTCCTGCTGAAGGGTTTGGCACCTCATCAACGTTTGTAGGCACCCCACCAGTAGATTGCTTTAGCTGTCCGTCATGGTCGTTGTGGTGACCAGATTCAATAGCGACCTTAGGATCCACCATGTCAGGGATGTCGAAGGCCGCCAGCAGGTCATCGAAATCTGGCGTCTTCATATCTCCCATGGTCTTTATGCAATTTTGATGAGGAGATCACCTAGAAAACACAGATTAAATACAAGTATATAAGTGATGAGTTCTTCAGTGGAATCCAACATACTATATTTTGCACCAATACTCAGAATTTTGTAGTCTTATAGAGGTACAGTGTAAGGtaataaataatatatttaatCTCATTCTGACAATGGTTGCTTTAACTTATTCGTTCTTTAAAGATAGACCTgtattttgacccatttctttttattgaaaatcagCTCaccatttcaaagaaaaacagtgtACCAATACTTTTGATCCTGTTTgaaattttgtcaagttttcctttttcttcatgCCACTTTGTTTAAAAGATGTTTGGCTTGATGGCATGTCTTGCATGTGAAGCTCAtactttggtttggtttttctCCTGATCAAAGATTATAATAACAATTTATTACTATATCCATAGTTTAAGTTGTCCTTCTGTAAGGCTGTTATTTTCACCAGTTATTAGATTTGATTAGACAAAAAATTTAGCTATTTTAGTCAGAAGCTTGTATAACCATGATATTTTGATTCTTATCATCCAGTCCATAAAACATACGACAGTATATAACAAGTATTCTCAAATTAAACCCAAATGCTGCATGCAATGTTGGTCAAAATCCAAATGCTTCCATTTACACTCTGGAATCCCATTTCCTGGAGCCTTGGTTTAATGTGTAACGTAAACCAAGCCTCCGCCCACTGTTTCATGTTGGCATTACAATTCCGTACAAAATAATTAAAGTGATTTTACAGGCaagtatttatataaataatttAGAAAGAATGGCTCTGACAGTGCATACTGACTTGTCCATCATAAATTAGAAGATGAGCCTGCGATCTATAATtgctcttttaaaataaatacagaaaagcagaaaaaaaggtatCATGCTTCTGCATCATtgatataaaatgaaacaaGATGATAAATTTGGGTAGTATGGGTAGATTTGCCTGTTTGGATAGATCCTACAGAATTTAGCAACTtaacataaaaatgcttttgaacTTACAGTGTCTTATTTGCCTGTCTTTAGTGCATTGTACCACATAATTTGGCATGGATTAATATTTTAGGGGTACACTCTACAAGATAACTGGGCTAATTTTAGGCCTGATATCTCTCTtccaaccaaagtcagcaaagactcgattatctgatggttcttaAGATTATCTTTCCAGATTTTCCTGTGCTTTGAAGTGGGTTTAAATTGATTTTACCCCCTCTAGTCAGCTTGGAAGCCAAGCAGGACCACCCAGATTTTATGTAGTAAATATTATTGTTTTCAGTCTTTATggtcagaaatcctgttgtgtggggGGAACACCAAGGACAACCAAACACTCTGTGGATTACTTTGTGGAACAGAACAAGCTGACTGAagaaggaagcacaacaaacacagtcaTCAGAAATAGAGGATCAACCTGTTGATTTTTGTCAAGGAGTTTATACAGCATGTCCTGTCCAATATAACAGAGGAGTTAGATTGAAATTGCTACCCTAATGGATGTAGCAGGAAGCTAATATTTaaccacatttagcttgttacTTTAATGTTGCTTTCACTGCATTAGATTTGGAGTTTTGAGAGTAGAGACTCTGGTTGTTGGTGAATTCATCTGTCAGTGCGTGGTGTACTGCATTGTTGCATACAATGCACTGTAGAAGCAAAACTGTTAAATCTTCCATTAATTAATATTAACTATGTTAATTAATTGTCGTGTGGAGTCTCTCACATTTTCAAATTTggttaagattttaaaactcTTAGTTTGTACCAGGCCTGAAGACACAAGCATAATTTAATTTTGCACAACATTTTCATAAGGGATGTGCATGATGAGCTGACTAGAGGATTAAATTAGGAAATCAAATTAGATGGCTCAAGATTTACAGGTCGGTTTTACTAATTATgaatctttttaaaagcttttttagggggcatttgcctttatttgataggaaaGCTAAAGGTAGAgagaaaagaggtaaaaaaaaaactttctaacggtctaaatctagaatttatttttccaacatatctagagtgttcagacaaaaaactttggatttcactttacagggtctttaaactgAAGTGTAACCACATTAAgtacaatattaatctgcatgGAAGAATggaggctggcagagctagctgctaactttagcct encodes the following:
- the znf532 gene encoding zinc finger protein 532, with protein sequence MGDMKTPDFDDLLAAFDIPDMVDPKVAIESGHHNDHDGQLKQSTGGVPTNVDEVPNPSAGHDIGVSVIVKNTRNTDTGDHDGTISKKEEHLHSQSQSHPAGVGNGLQNGLLSTIPPGNHQNKNGWKASKEEGQPVNQQLPAYNQFSPISSAEEFEDDDKIEVDDPVDKQGGQQYARSNTAIEEQNSGSPVYVDNVKQSVNRDLIRENNKNKSGKLGGTRSSELITSSLPKEGLKDTTRKSKDQEVGEQSEQINVSSMPQVKAKSSTKLSSCIAAIAALSAKKASTADQGLLNTPTAKKESTEAHDNPPTLEKTQEPESALEFAKRLLTRQPESPSSVTSEGSSKGSLDSSTDTTPVIPKVRIKTIKTSSGQIKRTVTRVLPEFDIEGFKKGENSPSIIATTSAIFSSSTRPTLPTTVVATTGGPAMEITKQMTIKPVATAFLPVSAVKTAGSQVINLKLANNTTVKATVIPAASVQSASSAILKAANAIQQQTVMVPASSLANAKLVPKTVHLSHLNLLPQTVSTAVCDLQQVLSSSKHPQNQQVKQQTILAGRTSKRVSKVQVFASSQSSVVDAFNKVLSSINPVPVYVPNLSPPTSACISLPSRGYKCLECGDSFALEKSLTQHYERRSVRIEVTCNHCAKSLVFYNKCSLLSHARGHKDKGVVMQCSHLILKPIPADQMITTSTLSEPPNITSTVSISQAQASTNQVLGKVAGGGSHSTVISAPSNAPQVAAMPLDDASKLCRHNLKCLECNETFQDDSSLAMHYQKAPESNSQKTCTICQMLLPNQCSFLSHQRIHQHKSPYICPECGTSCRSVHFQSHVTKNCLHYTRRVGYRCVHCSVIFADVAAVKSHIQSSHCEIFYKCSLCPMAFKTAPGTHSHAFTQHPGMKAGEPKVIYKCSMCDTVFTLQSLLYTHFDQHVVNHKVSVFKCPDCSMHYAQKQLMLDHIKTIHGTLKTIEGPPNLGINLPLSTKPTNSNCTNSPSNNNNNKDGGNVIGQEKGEKKTSPQKKTKTNSSADLKNSTDSGYTCGECNNQFSSREVFVAHMRREHGKILKKHPCRQCEKSFSSSHSLCRHNRLKHKGQRKIYTCPHCPALSQPFTKRVLLDQHIQLMHEVKDPEGKTVNTGDKEALPEKEKTLSPKRKPEEDEGPPGVNCRGSDSQPLKRLKVNIIKIHKCAVCGFASEDITAFHEHIPQHKSDGSSYQCRECGLCYTSPRSLARHLFIVHRLKEPQGLARYNGRGKDDDESQRENQLDVTDENNDGTPNTKCKVCGKKFETEGNLNTHMRTHGMAFIKSKRLSAAEK